One genomic region from Spirulina subsalsa PCC 9445 encodes:
- a CDS encoding methyl-accepting chemotaxis protein, which yields MFNFPDNKKLTQDDLIKGSITQKTLSRIVIASSILVVSATFVGYQQMFSLLRDQRLEQLSSSVTTRVEREQEVFQLAADNHQILKQQIIEQIEDLATDNLEEEFNSLFVRFPDGVVRNRPENFDGERQAGVHIDPSLSITPELQGRVLMLQRLIESYGRAWHNRFQSTFVMTPDNIIIVYWPEFPTWSQETSATLNMPDQEEYEVATPANNPERTTVCTSPYLEEVSEIWLVSCSTPVEINDQPIATVAHDIRLNSLIERTIDDHIEGGYNLIFNREGKLIAHPNLMEKISESTVAYSIAESEDPHLRHIFELVTNAPSEEGIIDNKLNGEYLAVQSIPTPNWYFVTVLPKNTLREKVLGIAVFNAIFALIFLGCLSVALGFIIRSQIATPLKELIRATRQISAGDYSVLIQNDRQDEIGILAKAFNLMADEISQRNQALESALLKQQQLLKKVTETLENQETSVQQVTTSMDELSASSRSSADQASEAAKGAHRVLSLIEGQDNLVESYNHFSLQENVKRLTTEIGDLNQQVNKIGIISAVVSDLANQTNMLALNAAVEAVRSGVNGAGFNVIAEEIRRLSDQSQSSAAAINHLVEKIQSAMSSTVQVTSDSQDALQTVVSAVNHIVVNSEQISLNTHQQSVAIEQILATMKHLKGMGKEGD from the coding sequence ATGTTTAACTTTCCCGATAACAAAAAACTCACTCAAGACGACCTGATCAAAGGTTCAATAACGCAAAAGACTTTATCAAGAATTGTGATTGCTTCGAGTATTTTAGTCGTTTCGGCAACCTTTGTTGGTTATCAACAAATGTTTTCCCTATTGCGAGATCAGCGCCTGGAACAACTCAGTTCTTCTGTAACAACAAGGGTAGAACGAGAACAGGAAGTATTTCAATTGGCGGCGGATAATCACCAAATTCTAAAACAGCAAATTATTGAACAAATAGAGGATCTCGCTACGGATAATTTAGAAGAGGAATTTAATAGTTTGTTTGTCCGTTTTCCCGATGGTGTGGTGCGTAATCGTCCTGAAAATTTCGATGGGGAGCGTCAAGCTGGAGTACATATTGATCCGTCTTTATCAATTACTCCTGAGCTTCAGGGCAGGGTTTTAATGCTTCAGAGATTGATAGAATCCTATGGTCGAGCATGGCATAATCGTTTTCAAAGCACTTTTGTCATGACTCCTGACAATATTATTATTGTTTATTGGCCAGAATTCCCCACTTGGAGTCAAGAAACATCGGCTACTTTAAATATGCCAGATCAAGAAGAGTATGAGGTTGCTACTCCTGCAAATAATCCGGAACGAACAACAGTTTGCACGTCTCCCTATCTTGAAGAAGTCAGTGAAATTTGGTTAGTTAGTTGTTCTACTCCGGTAGAAATAAATGATCAACCGATTGCTACAGTAGCCCATGATATTCGCTTAAACAGTTTAATTGAGCGCACCATTGATGATCATATCGAGGGAGGATATAATCTCATTTTTAATCGGGAAGGAAAGTTAATTGCTCATCCTAATTTAATGGAAAAAATTTCAGAAAGCACTGTTGCTTATAGTATAGCCGAATCGGAAGATCCCCATCTACGCCATATTTTTGAATTAGTAACAAATGCACCTTCTGAAGAAGGGATTATCGATAATAAATTGAATGGTGAATATTTAGCTGTACAAAGTATTCCGACACCTAATTGGTACTTTGTGACCGTTCTACCTAAGAATACTTTACGAGAAAAAGTGCTAGGTATAGCTGTATTTAATGCCATTTTTGCTTTGATATTTCTGGGGTGTTTAAGTGTTGCTCTAGGATTCATTATTCGGTCACAAATTGCTACACCTTTAAAAGAACTTATCAGGGCTACTCGTCAAATTTCTGCGGGGGATTATTCTGTTTTAATTCAAAATGATCGTCAAGATGAAATCGGTATTTTGGCAAAGGCTTTTAATTTGATGGCGGATGAAATTTCTCAGCGAAATCAAGCCTTAGAAAGTGCGTTATTGAAACAGCAGCAATTGCTTAAAAAAGTAACTGAAACCTTAGAGAATCAAGAGACATCTGTGCAGCAAGTCACAACGAGTATGGATGAGCTAAGTGCTTCTTCTCGTAGTTCAGCCGATCAAGCTTCAGAGGCAGCGAAGGGAGCGCACAGGGTATTATCTTTGATTGAGGGACAAGACAATTTAGTGGAAAGTTATAATCATTTTAGCTTACAAGAGAATGTCAAAAGATTGACTACAGAAATTGGTGATTTAAATCAGCAAGTTAATAAAATTGGCATAATCTCTGCTGTGGTTAGTGATTTAGCGAATCAAACGAATATGCTGGCGTTGAATGCGGCGGTTGAAGCAGTTCGTTCAGGGGTAAATGGAGCGGGATTTAATGTTATTGCCGAGGAAATCCGTCGTTTGTCAGACCAAAGTCAAAGTTCTGCGGCAGCGATTAATCACTTAGTGGAAAAGATCCAATCTGCGATGAGTTCAACAGTCCAAGTCACTTCTGATAGTCAGGATGCTTTGCAAACGGTGGTTAGTGCAGTCAATCATATTGTGGTCAATTCGGAGCAGATTTCTTTGAATACTCATCAGCAATCGGTCGCTATTGAACAAATTTTAGCGACCATGAAACATTTAAAGGGGATGGGAAAAGAGGGGGATTAG
- a CDS encoding pentapeptide repeat-containing protein, producing MDVNTLLQKYAAGARDFRDLDLFRCDLEGVNLSGASLFRCNLFSANLYRANLLGTNLFRANLINANLCNANLSGADLSEAELIGANLSGADLSGADLSGADLSGADLSHATLSYVDLSNATLKRAKLVDTTLNHAKLIKTNAQGATWVDVGVEKAEFISVEGLSAELMTLFMSQGAVFIASNSSPQYQSVGL from the coding sequence ATGGATGTAAATACTTTGTTACAAAAATATGCAGCCGGAGCCAGAGATTTTCGGGATCTGGATCTCTTTCGTTGTGACTTAGAGGGGGTGAATTTAAGCGGTGCGAGTTTGTTTCGCTGTAACCTGTTTAGTGCCAATCTCTATCGAGCGAATTTATTAGGAACCAATTTATTCCGCGCTAACTTGATTAATGCCAATCTGTGTAATGCAAATTTAAGTGGGGCGGATTTAAGTGAAGCGGAGTTAATTGGGGCAAATTTAAGTGGGGCGGATTTAAGTGGGGCGGATTTAAGTGGGGCAGATTTAAGTGGGGCGGATTTAAGTCATGCTACCTTAAGTTATGTGGATTTAAGTAATGCGACTTTGAAGCGAGCCAAGTTAGTCGATACGACGTTAAATCACGCCAAATTAATTAAGACTAATGCTCAAGGTGCAACTTGGGTAGATGTGGGGGTAGAGAAAGCAGAATTTATCAGTGTTGAAGGATTATCTGCTGAGTTGATGACATTGTTTATGAGTCAAGGTGCTGTGTTTATTGCCAGCAATAGTAGCCCTCAATATCAATCAGTAGGATTGTAG